One genomic window of Cololabis saira isolate AMF1-May2022 chromosome 3, fColSai1.1, whole genome shotgun sequence includes the following:
- the LOC133440405 gene encoding zinc finger protein 391-like — MSHWSMSLTRTHTGKKVSTEEMPPEDSGVTKSSSTIEDLEQMDTENQFCSPTEMETVVNSERCQKHSLVCATVSPLDKCLQCVGPVSSLKWLGYKCRDPPQENVCKVEEDGVFSDQHLDNLERSCSPDQEEPGHPQTTELEEDSSGQEMKHEDVEVDVSLVNVADVKVENGEPGPNCGQLLLHTSPEAQNKDEEGTESLRSDSSKTADPEPMRRHGDHEDAAVPSDSNCKSKLTRTHTGKKAFSCSTCRKQFSKGCNLMDHVKIHTGERPYLCNTCGKTFTTLSNLKRHITTHTGEKPYMCKTCGKSYTDRSGLLVHSRTHTGEKPYLCNTCSKTFTKSSHLKSHIYTHTGEKPYICKTCGKSYTERSTLVIHSRIHTGERPYLCNTCNKTFTQLSSLKQHITTHMDEKPYLCKTCNKGFSRRIDLLSHMKIHPEEKSGDS; from the exons cggggaagaag GTTTCTACTGAGGAAATGCCTCCAGAAGATTCTGGTGTTACAAAGTCTTCCTCCACAATTGAAGACTTGGAACAG ATGGACACGGAGAATCAGTTCTGCAGTCCAACTGAAATGGAGACAGTTGTCAACAGTGAGAGG TGTCAGAAACATAGCCTGGTGTGTGCAACTGTCTCCCCCTTGGACAAGTGTCTCCAGTGTGTGGGACCTGTGTCCTCCCTCAAGTGGCTTGGCTATAAATGCAGAG acccCCCACAAGagaatgtttgtaaggtggaggaggacggggttttcagtgaccagcacctggataacctggagaggagctgcagcccggaccaggaggaaccagggcatccacagactacagaactggaggaagactccagcggtcaggagatgaagcacgaggacgtagaggtggatgtctcattggtcaatgtcgctgatgtgaaagttgaaaatggtgaaccaggaccaaactgtggccagctgctgttgcacacttctcctgaagctcaaaacaaagatgaggaagggactgaaagtttacgctcagactccagtaaaactgcagatccggagccaatgagacgacacggtgaccacgaagatgctgctgtcccgtcagacagcaactgtaaatcaaagctgaccaggacccacacggggaagaaggcgttttcttgcagcacttgcaggaaacaGTTCAGTAAAGgttgtaatttaatggatcacgtgaagatccacactggcgaaaggccatacctgtgcaacacctgcggaaaaacctttactacaTTATCaaatcttaaacggcacataaccacacacacgggcgagaagccctacatgtgcaaaacatgtggaaaaagttacacagaTCGTTCCGGCCtgctggttcactcgaggacccacaccggcgaaaagccatacctgtgcaacacttgcagcaaaacctttactaaatcatcacatcttaaaagccacatatacacgcacacgggcgagaagccctacatctgcaaaacatgtggaaaaagttacacagaacgttcaaccctggtgattcactcgaggatccacacgggcgaaaggccgtacctgtgcaacacctgcaacaaaaccTTTACTCAATTATCATCTCTTAAAcagcacataaccacgcacatgGACGAGAAGCcgtatttgtgcaagacgtgcaacaaaggttttagccgcagaattgatttgctgagtcacatgaaaattcacccggaggagaagtctggtgactcgtga